A genomic window from Lotus japonicus ecotype B-129 chromosome 1, LjGifu_v1.2 includes:
- the LOC130744402 gene encoding protein DEFECTIVE IN MERISTEM SILENCING 3-like isoform X1 — translation MSQVERSKSSSALVPVDLNVQNGEFTQAESIIRHSQILQGDLHTLGMKIKQHEDNLNLLNNEKSKLDDFILNLQATVGRPESSSTIKAANADDPHLTTEEVNKQILQHEKSAAGILCQLKTHHGAQVSLLSLTKDVVGIVAMLGKVEDGNLSRLFSEYLGVDTMRAIVCRTYEGVKALEMYDKEGCINKSSGLHGLGPSIGRPLDGRFLVICLESLRPYTGKYFLDDSERKLDILKPRLPNGECPPGFLGFAVNMINIDSWNLFCVTPSGYGLRETLFYNLFSRLQVYKTRAEMIQALPCISDGALSLDGGMVRSCGVFSLGNREDVDVKFPKPDRSTELDGEIETERQMKDIKWKKEKVLEDLKRERTLLDMAKFNFSKKKNDFLKFLAQSSSYATQAQTTSDRFIPR, via the exons ATGTCTCAAGTTGAACGGTCAAAAAGCTCTTCGGCATTGGTGCCTGTGGATTTGAATGTGCAAAATGGAGAATTTACACAAGCAGAGTCCATCATCCGGCACTCCCAG ATACTACAAGGGGATCTGCATACATTAGGGATGAAAATTAAGCAGCATGAGGACAACCTAAATCTTCTGAACAATGAAAAAAGCAAGTTAGACGACTTCATTCTTAATTTGCAAG CTACTGTTGGGAGACCAGAGTCTTCAAGTACAATCAAGGCTGCTAATGCGGACGATCCCCACCTTACAACTGAGGAGGTAAATAAACAGATATTGCAGCATGAAAAATCTGCTGCTGGTATTTTGTGCCAGCTGAAGACTCATCATGGAGCCCAGGTGTCTCTGCTTTCATTAACAAAGGATGTTGTGGGTATTGTTGCTATGCTGGGCAAAGTTGAGGATGGCAATCTTAGCCG ACTTTTCTCGGAGTATCTAGGAGTGGACACTATGCGAGCGATTGTTTGTAGAACCTATGAAGGAGTTAAAGCTCTTGAAATGTATGACAAGGAAGGCTGCATAAATAAAAGTTCTGGTCTTCACGGGCTAGGTCCTTCTATTGGAAGACCTTTGGATGGTCGATTTCTAGTGATATGTCTTGAATCTCTGAG GCCTTATACTGGCAAATATTTCCTTGATGACTCCGAACGGAAGTTGGACATTTTAAAGCCGAGATTACCCAATGGGGAGTGTCCACCTGGATTTCTGGGGTTTGCTGTGAATATGATTAATATTGACAGCTGGAACCTATTTTGTGTAACTCCCAGCGGCTATGGCCTCAGAGAAACTCTTTTTTATAATCTCTTTTCTCGCCTACAAGTTTATAAGACAAGGGCTGAAATGATCCAAGCACTTCCTTGCATAAGCGATGGAGCTCTTTCTTTAGACGGAGGGATGGTTAGGAGTTGCGGTGTATTTTCCTTGGGCAATAG GGAAGATGTTGATGTGAAATTTCCAAAACCAGATAGATCAACTGAACTTGATGGCGAGATCGAAACTGAGAGGCAAATGAAGGATATCAAATGGAAGAAGGAAAAGGTTCTGGAGGATTTAAAAAGGGAACGGACTCTGTTGGACATGGCGAAATTCAATTTCAGTAAAAAGAAGAATGATTTTCTCAAGTTTTTGGCGCAAAGTTCATCATATGCAACTCAG GCTCAAACTACTTCTGACAGATTCATACCTAGATGA
- the LOC130744402 gene encoding protein DEFECTIVE IN MERISTEM SILENCING 3-like isoform X2 — translation MSQVERSKSSSALVPVDLNVQNGEFTQAESIIRHSQILQGDLHTLGMKIKQHEDNLNLLNNEKSKLDDFILNLQATVGRPESSSTIKAANADDPHLTTEEVNKQILQHEKSAAGILCQLKTHHGAQVSLLSLTKDVVGIVAMLGKVEDGNLSRLFSEYLGVDTMRAIVCRTYEGVKALEMYDKEGCINKSSGLHGLGPSIGRPLDGRFLVICLESLRPYTGKYFLDDSERKLDILKPRLPNGECPPGFLGFAVNMINIDSWNLFCVTPSGYGLRETLFYNLFSRLQVYKTRAEMIQALPCISDGALSLDGGMVRSCGVFSLGNRRMQQSNL, via the exons ATGTCTCAAGTTGAACGGTCAAAAAGCTCTTCGGCATTGGTGCCTGTGGATTTGAATGTGCAAAATGGAGAATTTACACAAGCAGAGTCCATCATCCGGCACTCCCAG ATACTACAAGGGGATCTGCATACATTAGGGATGAAAATTAAGCAGCATGAGGACAACCTAAATCTTCTGAACAATGAAAAAAGCAAGTTAGACGACTTCATTCTTAATTTGCAAG CTACTGTTGGGAGACCAGAGTCTTCAAGTACAATCAAGGCTGCTAATGCGGACGATCCCCACCTTACAACTGAGGAGGTAAATAAACAGATATTGCAGCATGAAAAATCTGCTGCTGGTATTTTGTGCCAGCTGAAGACTCATCATGGAGCCCAGGTGTCTCTGCTTTCATTAACAAAGGATGTTGTGGGTATTGTTGCTATGCTGGGCAAAGTTGAGGATGGCAATCTTAGCCG ACTTTTCTCGGAGTATCTAGGAGTGGACACTATGCGAGCGATTGTTTGTAGAACCTATGAAGGAGTTAAAGCTCTTGAAATGTATGACAAGGAAGGCTGCATAAATAAAAGTTCTGGTCTTCACGGGCTAGGTCCTTCTATTGGAAGACCTTTGGATGGTCGATTTCTAGTGATATGTCTTGAATCTCTGAG GCCTTATACTGGCAAATATTTCCTTGATGACTCCGAACGGAAGTTGGACATTTTAAAGCCGAGATTACCCAATGGGGAGTGTCCACCTGGATTTCTGGGGTTTGCTGTGAATATGATTAATATTGACAGCTGGAACCTATTTTGTGTAACTCCCAGCGGCTATGGCCTCAGAGAAACTCTTTTTTATAATCTCTTTTCTCGCCTACAAGTTTATAAGACAAGGGCTGAAATGATCCAAGCACTTCCTTGCATAAGCGATGGAGCTCTTTCTTTAGACGGAGGGATGGTTAGGAGTTGCGGTGTATTTTCCTTGGGCAATAG AAGAATGCAACAATCAAatctgtga